Within Anaerolineae bacterium, the genomic segment GCGCTCGGCCAGGCGGTGCTGGGGCATTTTCTCTGCTCCAAGGAGGAGGCCTGATGCGCTATGTAGATGAATTCCGCGATCCCCAGCTCGCCGGCCGGTTGATCGAGCATATCCAGGCAGTGGCCCGCCGGCCGGTGCGCCTGATGGAATTCTGCGGGAGCCACACCCATGCCATTTTCCGCTTCGGCCTGCGCCAGGCGATGGGTCCGAACGTGATCATGCGCGCCGGCCCCGGCTGTCCCGTCTGCGTGACCTCCTCTGCCGACCTGGACCGCGCCCTTGCGCTGGCCGGCATGCCCAATGTCATCATCACCACCTTCGGGGATATGATGCGCGTGCCCGGCCGGCGCGGCACCCTGCAGGAGGCCCGCGCCAGGGGAAGCGACGTGCGCGTCGTCTATTCCCCCATGGACGCCCTGCGCCTCGCACTGGAAAACCCCCGCTCGCACGTCATCTTCCTCGGCGTGGGGTTTGAGACCACTGCGCCGGCGGTGGCGGCGACCATGTACCAGGCCCATGCCCGTGGGGTGCCCAATTTCAGCGTCTTCAGCGTGCACAAGCTGACGCCGCCGGCGACCCGCGCCGTGCTGGATGCCGGCGAGGTGGCCCTGGACGGCATCCTCGGCCCCGGGCATGTCAGCGCCATCATCGGTTCGAATGCCTGGCGCTTTCTGCCCGAGGAATACGGCATACCCTGTGCGGTGGCCGGCTTCGAGCCGCTGGATATCCTGCAGGGCATCGCCGCGCTGGTGGAAAGCGTCGTGGAAGGCCGGCCGGGAGTTTTCAACGCCTACGGCCGCGGCGTCCAGCCGGAAGGCAATCCCACCGCGCTCGCCATGCTGGAGCGTGTGTTCCAGGTGGCCGATGCCGAATGGCGCGGCTTCGGCATTATCCCCGCCAGCGGGTTGAAGATCCGGCCGGCCTTCGCCGATTACGACGCCGAACGACGCTTTCCCGTCCAGGTGGAGAGGGCCGGCGAACCCCCCGGCTGTCGCTGCGGCGAGGTACTGCGCGGCGTCCTGGAACCCTATGACTGCCCCCTGTTCCGGCGCGTGTGCACGCCCCAGCACCCGGTGGGGCCGTGCATGGTCAGCGCCGAGGGCGCCTGCTCCGCCTATTACTTGTATGGAGGTGAGCCGGCATGAGCCAGGTCATCCTGATGGCCCACGGGAGCGGCGGCCAGATGAGCCATACATTGATACGCGAGGTGTTCCTGCGCTATTTCGACGGCGAGGCGCTGGCGGAACTGGGGGATGCCGGCCTGGTCGAGGACGGGAGCTTTCGCGCCGGCCGGCTGGCCATCACCACCGATTCCTACGTGGTCAAGCCGCTCTTTTTCCCCGGCGGCGATGTGGGCAAGCTGGCGGTCTGCGGCACGGTCAATGACCTAGCGGTGGCCGGCGCCCGGCCGCTGTACCTGACCGCCGGCTTCATCCTGGAAGAGGGCCTGCCGATGGAGACGCTGGAGCGGGTGGTGCGCTCCATGGCGGAGACCGCCCGGCAGGCCGGCGTGCAGATCGCGGCCGGCGATACCAAGGTGGTCGAGCGAGGGGCGGCCGACGGGCTTTTCATCAACACCGCCGGCGTCGGCGCGCTGCTGACGCCCGAACCGCTGTCGCCGCGCCGCCTGCGCGCCGGCGACATCCTGCTCATCAATGGCCCGGTCGGCGACCACGGGCTGGCTATCATGCTCCAGCGCGAGGGATTGACCTTTCAGTCCGGGCTGACCAGCGACTGTGCGCCGCTGAACGGGCTGATCGCGGCCCTGCTGGCGGAACTGCCGGGGGAAGTGCGCTGTATGCGCGATCCGACGCGCGGCGGGCTGGCGACCACGCTGAACGAGTGGGCCGGCGTCGGTGTGGGCATTGAGATAGATGAGGAAGCGGTGCCGGTGCGGCCGGCGGCCCGCGCCGCCTGCGAGATACTGGGACTGGACCCCTTGTACATCGCTAATGAGGGGAAGGTGCTGATAGCGGTGGCGCCGGCGTCCGCCGAGCGCGCCCTGGCGATCCTCCGTTCCCACCCGTTGGGGAGAGAAGCGGTGATCATCGGCCGGGTGACGGAGGAACATCCCGGCCGTGTGGTACTGCGCACCGCTTACGGCGCGCGGCGGGTGCTGGACATGCTGGCCGGCGACCCCCTGCCGCGCATCTGCTGAGATACCGTGTAGGTGACAGTCACCTCTCAGGTGACTGTCACCTGGTAGTGTTACGCTGGGACGGCGGGGATCAGCCCCTCTTCCATCATCATCTTCGTCAGCTCGTGAGCGTGATAGATCAGCTTGCGGGCATGTTCCCAGAGGGCTTCCCGCGAGACCTCTTTCCGCGCCACGCCCTGCTCCTGTGCCTTCATGCCCACCGCCACCGCTTCAGCGATGAACACATCCACGTCGTCCATGGAGGGGACGATATGCTCGGCATCCAGCCCCTGCCGGCGCGCCATGCGGGCCAGCTCATTCGCGGCCGCCAGGCACATCTCGTCGGTGATGGTCTTGGCGCGCACATCCAGCGCCCCGCGGAAGATGCCGGGGAACACCAACGAGTTGTTGACCTGATTGGGGAAATCGGAGCGGCCGGTGGCGACCACGGCGGCGCCGGCGTCCTTCGCCTCCCACGGCCAGATCTCCGGCGTGGGGTTGGCACAGGCGAAAACGATCGCTTTCGGCGCCATGGAGGCAACCCACTCCGGCTTGATGGTGCCGGGACCTGGTTTGGACAGCGCGATGACGGCGTCGGCGCCGCGGAAGGCTTCCGCCGGCCCGCCCTTCCTGCCCTCCGAATTCGTGATCTGGCACAGCCGCCATTTGTCGCTATAGACGTCGCGCTGTGCCGCGATATCCTCGCGCTCCGCATGCAAAATGCCCTTGGAATCCACCACGATGAGCTGGGCCGGGTTGACGCCGTAGGCCAGCAGGAGCCGAACCGTGGCGACATTAGCGGCTCCGCTCCCGAAGACGACGATGTGCATCTCCGAAAGCTTTTTGCCGACCACTTCCGCGGCGTTGATCAGGCCGGCCAGGATGATGGTGGCCGTCCCCTGCTGATCGTCGTGCCAGACCGGGATGGACATCTCCGCCCGCAGGCGGTCCAGGACGTAGAAGCACTTGGGTTGTTCGATATCCTCCAGGTTGATGCCGGCGAACGAGGGCTCCAGCAGTTTGACCGCCTCGATGAGTTGATCCGGGTCCTTGGTGTTCAGACAGAGGGGCACCGCGTCCACGCCGCCCAGGTACTTGAAGAGCAGAGCCTTGCCTTCCATCACCGGCATGGCGGCCGCCGGCCCGATATCCCCCAGCCCCAGCACCCGCGTGCCGTCCGAGACCACCGCGATGGTGTTGCCGACGCTGGTCATCTCATACAGCAGTTCGGGGTTGGCCTGGATGGCCTTGCAGGGCGCCGCCACGCCCGGGGTGTACCAAATGGAAAAGTCGTGGTAGTCCCGCACGGGGCATTTGGGAGCGGTCTGAATCTTTCCGCCGTAGAACGGATGCAGGCGCATGGCTTCTTCCGCCGGCTTCTGCGCCTGTGTTATTAAGTCCTTCTGACTTGCCGTGACCATCGCTGTTCTCCCATATCCTCGCCTGCCGCGAGGAGGAATCTACTGCTCGTGCCGGCCGCATGACAGAGCCGGCACAATAGCATTATACCCCCGGTCAGCCTAGGGAGGCAAATTCCCGACCCAGATTGTTCTGATATTCACAAATATTCACGCGCGTGCGCCGGCGGTCAGGCCGCCGGCAGTTCCAGCCTGACCCCCAGCTCTCGCGCCAGCGCCTCCAGCTCCCGCAGGACGGAGCGCGCCACCGGCACGCCGGCCTGCCGGCGCTCCTGCGCCTTCAACCATTCAATCTCCCCAGGCAGATAGATGCGCTCCACCCCGGGGGCGCGCGGCGAACCCCGGACAATATCCACCAGCTCCCGCATGCGGGCAGTGAACTCCTCCCACGGGATAAAGGCGGAGATATCCACCGCCTGCATGACGAACCCGACGGAGGTGGGATGCTCCAGATCATGGACGGAAGCCATGTGCACACTGAAGTCGGCGCCGGTCATCACGCCGGCCAGCACATCCACCACCAGCGCCAGGCCGTAGCCCTTCGGCCCTCCCATCGGCATCAGCGTGCCCTTCAGCGCCTCCTGGGGGTCCTGGGTGGGCCGGCCTTCGGCATCCAGCGCCCAGCCAGCGGGAATA encodes:
- a CDS encoding NADP-dependent malic enzyme, with the protein product MVTASQKDLITQAQKPAEEAMRLHPFYGGKIQTAPKCPVRDYHDFSIWYTPGVAAPCKAIQANPELLYEMTSVGNTIAVVSDGTRVLGLGDIGPAAAMPVMEGKALLFKYLGGVDAVPLCLNTKDPDQLIEAVKLLEPSFAGINLEDIEQPKCFYVLDRLRAEMSIPVWHDDQQGTATIILAGLINAAEVVGKKLSEMHIVVFGSGAANVATVRLLLAYGVNPAQLIVVDSKGILHAEREDIAAQRDVYSDKWRLCQITNSEGRKGGPAEAFRGADAVIALSKPGPGTIKPEWVASMAPKAIVFACANPTPEIWPWEAKDAGAAVVATGRSDFPNQVNNSLVFPGIFRGALDVRAKTITDEMCLAAANELARMARRQGLDAEHIVPSMDDVDVFIAEAVAVGMKAQEQGVARKEVSREALWEHARKLIYHAHELTKMMMEEGLIPAVPA
- the hypD gene encoding hydrogenase formation protein HypD gives rise to the protein MRYVDEFRDPQLAGRLIEHIQAVARRPVRLMEFCGSHTHAIFRFGLRQAMGPNVIMRAGPGCPVCVTSSADLDRALALAGMPNVIITTFGDMMRVPGRRGTLQEARARGSDVRVVYSPMDALRLALENPRSHVIFLGVGFETTAPAVAATMYQAHARGVPNFSVFSVHKLTPPATRAVLDAGEVALDGILGPGHVSAIIGSNAWRFLPEEYGIPCAVAGFEPLDILQGIAALVESVVEGRPGVFNAYGRGVQPEGNPTALAMLERVFQVADAEWRGFGIIPASGLKIRPAFADYDAERRFPVQVERAGEPPGCRCGEVLRGVLEPYDCPLFRRVCTPQHPVGPCMVSAEGACSAYYLYGGEPA
- the hypE gene encoding hydrogenase expression/formation protein HypE is translated as MSQVILMAHGSGGQMSHTLIREVFLRYFDGEALAELGDAGLVEDGSFRAGRLAITTDSYVVKPLFFPGGDVGKLAVCGTVNDLAVAGARPLYLTAGFILEEGLPMETLERVVRSMAETARQAGVQIAAGDTKVVERGAADGLFINTAGVGALLTPEPLSPRRLRAGDILLINGPVGDHGLAIMLQREGLTFQSGLTSDCAPLNGLIAALLAELPGEVRCMRDPTRGGLATTLNEWAGVGVGIEIDEEAVPVRPAARAACEILGLDPLYIANEGKVLIAVAPASAERALAILRSHPLGREAVIIGRVTEEHPGRVVLRTAYGARRVLDMLAGDPLPRIC